In Arachis hypogaea cultivar Tifrunner chromosome 7, arahy.Tifrunner.gnm2.J5K5, whole genome shotgun sequence, the genomic window tgttctaATTTAGTGTTTTAGATTATATTTTACGTTTAAttgattatgttttaaatttgtagatgtttaattatatatttattttgttatagataatattgattttattattttatttcaaaaaatttgatttatgattatatttattatatatttataattataaagactttaatatttataaaattaaaaattataatttttttataaattataaatttattaaaatacttataaaattatatattatttaatatttaataataaaaaaagagaccAATCTACTAATTTACTATTAAACAAAATAGAATGAGATTTTAAAACCGTCTTATTAAACAAGATAAAATAAActtaataagataagataaagtagACTTTTAAAAAGACGAAATAGACTTTTTTTTTCTTACTACTCCTAAAAATATAGTTGTCAACCCCATTCTATATTTCTTTACAGAGAGATCTTTGTACTTATTTTACATTTCCCCAAAAAATATTTCGCACCATTCCTATTTTCCTCTAAAAATATTTTCACGAATATCTACGTCTCCAATTatttaggtagcatttgttttgagATATTGAGATAGAAATTGAAAAACTGAAACTCaatatcgtgtttgttagttcagtgactggtactaaaatttttatctttatctctaaaatttcagtatttcaatacTTCCAAAAAATAGGGACACagaagactaaaatttttagagatgaagactaaaactttaataacattttatatttaaaatactttcatttcaattaattaatttcaattttaccctttatgcaaatcaaattaaaatttcattcttgtttcaattcctatctcccattttgcactaaacagaatactgaaatttatttcaatccctgtctctttAGTCTCCGTCTTTCAGTCTTAGTCTTGCCATCTCTATCTCTCTACCAAACACTATCCTAGAAACACCACCTAGAGACATCAGGAAGCAcacagcaaaaataaaataaatgtatagAAGACGAAAAAAGACCATATCTAAGTTAAAAGATTAAGGAATTAAGGTTGCATTTAATTctaaaaacagaagaaaataagatattaaaaataaatcataaaaaataagaatataaaaaataatatttttatattttatttgataataaattaaaaaaatataataataaaaatataattataaaaaattaataaaaatagtaaaaaaataaattatattttttattaatatttttatattttttattaaaataaatataaaatatattgattTAATATTTCTGTacacaatatttttatttatatttttattaaatataattttatatctcaATATTTTGATAAATCCAATCTAAGTTTACAtataatcaatttaaattaatcaaGTAGATAATTTATATCTTACTTAAACAAGTATAAAAGTTCAAAAAAATTTTAGGCGTCTCAAAAATTTTCCCTAGGTAGGGACAAGAACTAAATGATAAGTACATTTGGGCCAAGCCCACTTATGTAAGGTCAGAATGGGCCACTAACTAGTGCATTAGATATGGCCTCATTAAAAGTAACTGAGAAACGGAGCCCTAAAAGAAACGcagcaaaaacaaaaaagcaacgtCATGATCTTTGTTGGTGGCGAAGTAGAATTGAATCGACAGGGATACCACAATCGAATGTTCCGTTTGTGATCGAAACTCTGTTTTCCGATCACTGCCTCAAATCCAAATTTGTAAGTCACGTCTTTCGCTCTGATTTCTAATTCGCACGCATCATCGCATCAAAATGCTTCATGATGATTCTTTTGGCCAGTAGCGGTTTTTGTTAAGGAGATTTTTAAGATGTTCAATCCATCTGAATTGCGatctagggtttttttttgtttgttttaatttttttttgaagggGTTTTTGTTCTTTTCGATTTATCTTAGGAATCATATTTTCGGTTGTGGTCATCAGTGTTTTTGCTTCCTTCATTACAAGTATAATAACCCGGAAGTGATTTGCCATTGTCATTGAAAATCACGCCTTTAATTATGTCTGTTTCTGTAATCCGTGTGTGGATAATTAGTAGCTGGCACCTTTCTAGTTAGAGATTTATCTTTTTGGATAAATgtaattattgagaagaaaataGGTGGAAATTTTCATGAAAAAAGGACAAGAACAAAATCTAGCTAGAAGGGGGAAAAAATGAAGCATAGCTTTCCAGTCTCTCAATATGAGACAGAATTTTCCATGAAAACACTGTGTGCTTTACATTAAACTATCATATAATGCTATTCCAAAAGTTGCTTGTCTAAAAAGCTATCATATTTTAGTGGTGGAGAATCTGTTTGAATCATGTTGATTTATCATTTATGGTTGGATTTCTTGTGGTCTGACTATGATTTGTTTCACAATATTGGCAGGTTTTAATTGTAGCTTTCTGTTTAGTCAAGTGGTGAAATTTTAATTTAGGTTTCAACTCCATAAAGCCATGAGTTTTGTATTCCGGGGAACAAGAGCTGACATAGAAAATGGATTTCCAGGATTTATGCCTGAGCGACGTGCATTGGTATGTAACTTCTATACCAATTATCTGCATATGGATGTCAGTGAAGCTGACTCTTGTGATGATTTATTGCGTCTTTGTTTTTTGAATAAAGGGCTGTCTCATTTTTTATAAAACATTAACTGAAACCAAATATTAATTCCATTGTTTCTTCAGCGTGTTCATCCAGCACGTCCTAGTAATTCCAATTCACTCACTTTCCTCGTCACAGGTACTAAACTTCCGTCATATTATGCggatgtttttcttttttccctttaaTTATCTGTATACTGTGTCCTCATTATCCTATTCTGATCATATTGCCTACATTATTCAGTTCTCTTGTTGTTCATGATACTTAACTCGCACCAGATGTCACCAAATTTTCTGGTATGATCTTCTAGAATCTAGATGAGAAATGCAAATGTTTTCCATGTAAACTCTGATTTTAAATGATTAAAGTGATTTATGCCGTCTTCTATTAATTTCTGTCTGCAGCTCTGGTTGGTGCTTGGTGTTTTCTTAATGGCTACAATGTTGAGGATGTATGCAACATGTCAACAGCTTCAAGCACAGGCTCAAGCTCATGCAGCAGCAGCTAGTGGGCTTTTAGGCCACACTGAGCTGCGGTTGCATATGCCGCCATCAATTGCCCTTGCCACCAGAGGACGCCTACAAGGCCTCAGACTTCAACTTGCACTTCTTGATCGGGAGTTTGATGAGCTAGGTCGtgaaattttattcattttaccACTTAGCTGTTTAGAACCTTTTGAATCTAATTCTGCAGAACTTTATCAAGGTGTATATTTCACATGTACTAGAGTTATGTAGAATGTtttattcatgtaattttttttactttgtacAGATTATGAAACACTAAGGGCTCTTGATTCTGATAATGTTCCTACTGCACCTTCCATGACCGAGGAAGAGATAAATGCACTTCCTGTACACAAATACAAGGTTTCTGGTCCACAAAAGTAAGTAACGGTCAGATTAAATTCTATCTCTAAGAGTAATTCTAATTAGATGTGAACCCCAGTTGTGATAACATTATTATTTATTGCATTCTTCAAAACTGCACCAAttgttttcaataaaaaattcttctaatctttatatttttattattcaccaattta contains:
- the LOC112702489 gene encoding E3 ubiquitin-protein ligase SDIR1 isoform X2, producing MSFVFRGTRADIENGFPGFMPERRALRVHPARPSNSNSLTFLVTVLLLFMILNSHQMSPNFLLWLVLGVFLMATMLRMYATCQQLQAQAQAHAAAASGLLGHTELRLHMPPSIALATRGRLQGLRLQLALLDREFDELDYETLRALDSDNVPTAPSMTEEEINALPVHKYKVSGPQNGTGSSMQQGSSSTPAEKKQDNSNVAGSMKASDDELTCSVCLEQVNIGDVLRSLPCLHQFHANCIDPWLRQQGTCPVCKFRAGSGWNESGANDIADMV
- the LOC112702489 gene encoding E3 ubiquitin-protein ligase SDIR1 isoform X4, translating into MSFVFRGTRADIENGFPGFMPERRALRVHPARPSNSNSLTFLVTVLLLFMILNSHQMSPNFLLWLVLGVFLMATMLRMYATCQQLQAQAQAHAAAASGLLGHTELRLHMPPSIALATRGRLQGLRLQLALLDREFDELDYETLRALDSDNVPTAPSMTEEEINALPVHKYKVSGPQNGTGSSMQQGSSSTPAEKQDNSNVAGSMKASDDELTCSVCLEQVNIGDVLRSLPCLHQFHANCIDPWLRQQGTCPVCKFRAGSGWNESGANDIADMV
- the LOC112702489 gene encoding E3 ubiquitin-protein ligase SDIR1 isoform X3 is translated as MSFVFRGTRADIENGFPGFMPERRALRVHPARPSNSNSLTFLVTVLLLFMILNSHQMSPNFLLWLVLGVFLMATMLRMYATCQQLQAQAQAHAAAASGLLGHTELRLHMPPSIALATRGRLQGLRLQLALLDREFDELDYETLRALDSDNVPTAPSMTEEEINALPVHKYKVSGPQNSGTGSSMQQGSSSTPAEKQDNSNVAGSMKASDDELTCSVCLEQVNIGDVLRSLPCLHQFHANCIDPWLRQQGTCPVCKFRAGSGWNESGANDIADMV
- the LOC112702489 gene encoding E3 ubiquitin-protein ligase SDIR1 isoform X1 — encoded protein: MSFVFRGTRADIENGFPGFMPERRALRVHPARPSNSNSLTFLVTVLLLFMILNSHQMSPNFLLWLVLGVFLMATMLRMYATCQQLQAQAQAHAAAASGLLGHTELRLHMPPSIALATRGRLQGLRLQLALLDREFDELDYETLRALDSDNVPTAPSMTEEEINALPVHKYKVSGPQNSGTGSSMQQGSSSTPAEKKQDNSNVAGSMKASDDELTCSVCLEQVNIGDVLRSLPCLHQFHANCIDPWLRQQGTCPVCKFRAGSGWNESGANDIADMV